A genomic region of Prevotella scopos JCM 17725 contains the following coding sequences:
- a CDS encoding GDSL-type esterase/lipase family protein yields the protein MKKKILLSLFFTLTTLSIHAQDVTYHGSKHYRIKVNQFKQEGPLPDNAIVMLGDSHSEYGKDWNRFFPNARKIINRGIIGDDSRGISKRLDQILPYHPSKIFFECGTNDLSHGWSVERSFQGIISIIDTILKTCPNTKLYVQSLLPFNENVGVWKLLKGKEDMIIQLNERLKDYCKHKKLVFIDLYHPLLGTQAKTMHPAYCRDGLHLTNKGYEVWANTIHSYINE from the coding sequence ATGAAGAAAAAAATATTACTTAGCCTCTTTTTCACACTTACTACCCTCTCAATTCATGCTCAAGATGTTACATATCATGGCTCAAAACATTACAGAATCAAAGTGAATCAGTTCAAACAAGAGGGTCCATTACCCGATAATGCTATTGTCATGTTAGGAGATAGTCATTCTGAATATGGAAAGGACTGGAATCGTTTCTTTCCTAATGCGAGAAAGATTATCAACAGAGGCATAATTGGTGATGATAGTCGAGGTATCTCGAAACGCTTAGATCAGATTTTACCTTATCACCCCAGCAAAATATTCTTTGAATGTGGGACAAATGATTTAAGTCATGGGTGGTCTGTTGAACGTTCTTTTCAAGGTATCATTAGTATCATTGATACGATTCTAAAAACATGTCCAAACACTAAACTTTATGTACAAAGTCTTCTTCCTTTTAATGAGAATGTAGGTGTATGGAAACTACTTAAAGGTAAGGAGGATATGATAATTCAACTAAATGAGAGATTAAAGGACTATTGCAAACATAAGAAACTTGTTTTTATCGATCTATATCATCCTCTTTTAGGAACACAAGCTAAGACAATGCATCCTGCCTATTGTCGCGACGGATTGCATCTTACGAATAAAGGTTATGAGGTATGGGCGAACACCATTCATTCTTATATCAATGAATAA